atttttatgattttaaagcgttcttaacatggtaatttttccaaaaaatatcactgaAAACGGATTAATTCATATTGCAGATTGAAAGTTACCTACATTCAGAAATTAAACTTATATATGTCGTCATATCTTTATGcaaaacatgtactgtatttttgccAACACGGTCTGGTTTCTGGTGATTTCCCTACTACACTGCGATTAAATTGTAGagcaattttgataattttgtaagaaaacaGAGTTTTAAGAGACAGTCAATTTTCGCGGGTTTTAAGGCGTTTCAGAACACTAAGCTTCTTTCTGCTGTTGCCGTTGTTGGTGGCATGGTTTCTAAGATCTGAAGGATCTTGTGTATATTAGGATATAATTCCTTGTAGGTCACCTACTGTCTTGTTCCTGTAGGGTTTTCggctttaaaaaataaattttctgaCACAAGCTCGAACCAATTTATAGAGAGtatattctgattttgaaaaaaagattAAGAATTGATTGATGTGCACGCAGTTGCTTTTTTGCGTCAATGGTAGCTACACCACTGAGGacatataaatgtaacaaaacacaacaaaatactGCAgattttaattcatcaaataataTATTCGTTACCAATATCCTCTCATATACACCACACATTATCAGTCCATACATCACGACACCTTAAGTTCCAGCATCTTCAGTACCGACTGTTTTAAGTTTTCTAGATTTTCTACACTTTCttcattattataaatgtttgaaACTGCTTTAGAATAGTGTTTCACTTCCTCTTTTTCCAGAATTCCTTCTTCCTCTATATTATGGTATGTTgaattctgaagaaaaaaataagacataCATTACTTCTCTGCCTAACATGTTACTTCTCTGCCTAACATGTTACTTCTCTGCCTAACATGTTACTTCTCTGCCTAACATGTTACTTCTCTGCCTAACAATCATATCTGATCTTGTCTTTCTTTGACATACCTGCTAACATTTTAGTTCAGCACAGGCTGTACTATGTATACACAAAGCatgcatatgttttaattcAACTTTCCTAAAAGAATGAAGCTATTACAGGGCAAACAAAGATATttctaaaacatatatataatttttacattAGCTTTCCAAACATAATGACCATAAATCAGTGTTTGTAGTTTGACCAAAATGGAATAAAACATAGGTAGAATACCATATCGCCGGTTATTCCTAAAGGGTCAACATTTTTGCAATTTcatctaaaaatgaaaaaatccaATTGTAGCGGATTGCGATATGGCTTTAAGGGTATGTGATTCAACCATTTCATGATAATTCCCGTATCAAATTATCATGATCATAGCAATGTTCCCCGAAATCGCAAAAATGTCATCCCTGTGAAAATAACCAGCTACACGTATACAGAATTAAAATCTGTCATATGTTCATAAGGGTGCAGCCCTAAGGAACGAATGCGAAGCACTTTTAAggtaacaaaaacatgaaaatataagaaacatGAGGCCCtgtctgactaccttggcaacagcatatttgtatgggaaattaattagatacgGTAtaatggtagccatcttcaattaGGGTTTAACAAGGGATGTAACAATAAtttgtcaagatcatatcagaATCATTTCAGCTAGTTTTAGGAAAATCgttcaaaagtaaaaaatttgatttcaagatgacggctgtggcggccatcttggattttggaccAACTCGGTTATTTCAGgcaaataaaatttctttcttCTGAAATGGGGGTTTGGGCCAAGGATggagtgtgaatatatgaataaaatataaacagaaaATTTTGCTCcgttatttcaataaattgcactttttaccattgcattattaaTGGTAacttactgaaacatctggctgtgccctttaaggccttgccttcagtcatattactaAGTTGACTTAAAGAATTACCTCGTTTCCCTCAGCTATAGACATCAGAGTGATAACCGTTCTCTCTTTAGCCTTGGATTTATCCCAGTTGTAGCTGATGTAGTCGTCTGCCTCTAAATCATCTTCCCATGGCATCTTGTTCTAAACACAAAAGAAACtgattacatttgtatgtgccACCAGCTAAACAAGCAACAATATGCCTTTATAAACAAGACACCCACATAAAGGTAATCTGACAACCTTGGCAACAGTTCAATAGGAAAagaatttaatgtttttatgaatGAAGAAGTCATTTGATCCTCTTTGACTCTAGTGATCTTATATGATGGACAAGTTTGTTCATTTGAATACACTTTGaatcccttcatcccagcatgctacaggccaaatatcagtaccccgAGTTTTTTAGTTATTGAAATCATGTCCTTTGAATGgaaaaggagaaggtacgttaagactcgaatatggcctcaaaattaattctccagtaaagaacaacatgttttgtcatataaatgttgaatacatttgctaacacattacatcccgaaaatatcccgcatgtgccaattatgttcactatgacgtcatcaacatgcagtttcccgccatttttcacaaaaatccttgaaaaatcatactttttgagtggttttctctacaaatgaatgtggccgccttcgtggagcagaaagagatttttacacgttgtgtatcgtgtatttacgcatatccatgcaaaatataaagttactccaaggtggcggccaaatccatttcaagccttttctaacctaaaaatgatgaatttctagcaaaatttggcgagaagaggaaaatcatcaatttgatgacgtcatagggggagcacatcgtgtacatggttataaaaagttatgttttgatgaatggcaagtatgagaacATTTATTGATGTGcatttgatgtggatcagagttaatatttttcggcatgaaaaattaaggccaaatactggtcctatcatatctactcctttacGCATGACACACGACAACAGACGAAGCATGATCGATGACTATAATTCATCTTGCTCCTTCAAAAATTAGGAGTTTAGTGTATCCAAGAAGAGTTTAAGTGTCCAAGAGTTAGTTGCTtgttaattatgataatttcttttcatttataaaGTGGTAAACTCTCAGAACACTGAACAACTCAGTCACAACAACAATACAGAGGTGTGAACTTACCCAGGATTCCAAGTAGACTGCTGTCAACAAGTACAAAGCATACtctttattttgttgttttgttggaCATCTGAAAGcaaataatgatgatatatactaAAGAATACATCACTTCAAATCATCTATTTAAATTATTGTCCCTGTCTATCCAAAAGCTTATGGCATACTAGTCAGACATTCAACCAATCAAACTAAAGGATATATATATCCCTAGTCAAGCAGTATAGAACCTGAACGGTTAAAGGTTTCAATATTTCCATTTCGTTTTTGTTAATCCCACTTGCAATCGTTTATGGTTAATCTTTATTGTTTGTATTAGGAATCAGCCTATTCCAAAATGGATATGCAGAACTGTAACAACTCAGCACAACCTAAAAGTTTAATTTGAAGAAGACCTCCTCAAGTCATGTGCAAAAGtctcaaaatccaagatgacacATCACTCTTTAAATACAATTGGCAGATGTATAGAGACCAAAGGGtgcctacatatgaaatttcagagaGATCGCCAAtgcaatttcaaaaatataacaaacttcatttgtcaaaatcaaagatggatGGCTGTCGGTCATCTTGCAATTGACATTCAATCTGTCCCAAACTGCAATTCGCATAACTAGGGCCTAAAGGAATTATACATATGGAATATGAAACAGATCTTTTCTGCATTACTTAAGAATAAGCGCTAACAAACTTcagctatcaaaatccaagatggtagCCTGTCAGCCAACttgatatcaaaatcaaaatgcaatatgcatatattataaCTACAGTCCAAAGGAAGCTATGTATGAAATTTAAGATAGATCCATTTGGTACATACTGAGTGAACTAGCACGACAAGGGTCTTATAATTAGGGGAGGCtatgtatgaaatttgagacagatcctcaAGCACTGCTTTTAAAAGTGGAATCTGGTCAATCCAGCTCTCGTTGTACATGCTTTAGACACTACTAAACATAGTGGCATCactatttggtgacagaaatatgtaacGGACCCAGTGGAACTGTACAATTTTTTTCCGTTAGGGCCAAATTGTCAGAAGTGGGGAATAAATGTTTGGGGCAAAACCAACTCTGTGACGAACAATCTTGGCAAAATGTGtggatacattgtaaacaattcatgCTAAACTTTCAAACAGAAGATCATTAAACAATTCATGCTAAACTTTCAAACAGAAGATCATTTAGATAGTGCatatagtaaggatatgaaagcagtaatGCATTATCCCCATAAAAGGTTACAGATATGCATTTTTCActtattttcatattcaaaattttggGTAAAATCTTAGTTGTTTAATACACTACCGATAGGAGAACTAGTATCACAGTGCATATCTAAGTATTTATAGTAAGAGGATTTAATAGGACGATAACATAGGCTAGACAGTTAGGACTTACTTGTCTGTTTTGAAAGTGATCATATCGGTGTCTTTATCATATCGGTTCCCTACTAGCTTGAGCAGTTTTTGATGAGCATGCTCGTCCAGATCTAAATCAGATAACTTAACCTGAAATTAAATATGTCATCACTtcagaaaaatatattcaatggATTTGCTTGAGATTGGGTAGATTTGAAGCTATGGGTCCCAGTCATAGTAGGAGTGGAAGacttcaaattaaaacattatatgtGTCATTGCATAATTCTGAAAAGGCTTTAGccataaattatatttatcagaCACATCTAGAGTAAGTTGAACATAAAGGGTGTAGGCAACAAAGTTCATGAAATTGGAACCAAGTCTTAAAATGTCAGCAATCAATGCAATAAAATTATGTGAATATTTGTGTCTAATTAGATTGAAATAAAAGCTGACCTTAACTGTGACAACACGTGACCTAGGATCTCGAATTGATGGTCCTGCAAAGCAGTAGTCACTTGTCACTACCTCAACAGGGAAATGAAGGCGGCAGTCCTCTTTACTGTCTAAACCTTCTGGCCATGGAGTACAGAATTCTGCAAgcaatttttaacaattttgtatATTCTGAAGTTGTAATCCACTTAAGGGTTATGTAGGAGATAGattttaacaagagatcccactttaattatcaaaatccaatgaTCTGCAATTGGgattaagaagaagtcttttgAACAAATTAGTATTATACACAACAATGTACGAAAAAAGATggcaataggtcatcctgacatTTGGTCTGATGACCTAAAATTAGCCATCCAAATTTACGACATTTGACCAAGTTAAACAAAATCAATCCAAAGGCTAATGAgttaacaacaattttacaatacCTATGTTTATTGATCTGGTTACTATGGCAACctcaatatttcagaaaataaagtCTTACTACACATCAATCTACATATATTCCCCAAAATTACTGTGAAGTTTTGTTTAAGTTAGTCCAGTAGTTAAGTAGGAGTTGTCCAGATAAGATTGACGGATAGATGGACAAACAGACAGTAAtctccaccccccccccccccttttatGAACTTTGTTGTAGGATATAATTACAACATTTGAACAAAGGGTGACATACTTTTCAAGGCCTGACAGTGCTTCAGCACATGAGATGGTGTGAGATGAAGAAAGTTAGGCACCTTCATCAATTCTGTGTTTCCCTCCTTTCCTGGTTTTATTCCTTTATTTTCTGACTCATtctgaaagaaagaaattcagGACAATTTcactttagtttttttttttttttttttttttaaataagtgaATCACTCATGTTACCTAACATATAGACAGAGGTACTCTATACTCACCCTAACATAGAGACAGAGGTACTGTATACTCACCCTGACATAGAGACAGAGGTACTGTATACTCACCCTAAAATAGAGACAGAGTTACTGTATACTCACCCTGACATAGAGACAGAGGTATTGTATACTCACCCTGACATAGAGACAGAGGTACTGTATACTCACCCTGACATAGAGACAGAGGTACTGTATACTCACCCTGACATAGAGACAGAGGTACTGTATACTCACCCTGACATAGAGACAGAGGTACTGTATACTCACACTGTCATAGAGACAGAGGTACTGTATACTCACCCTGACATAGAGACAGAGGTACTATATACTCACACTGACATAGAGACAGAGGTACTGTATACTCACCCTGACATAGAGACAGAGGTACTGTATACTCACCCTGACATAGAGACAGAGGTACTGTATACTCACCCTGACATAGAGACAGAGGTACTGTATACTCACCCTGACATAGAGACAGAGGTACTGTACACTTACCCAACATAGAGACAGAGGTTCTGTCTACTCACCCTGACATAGAGACAGAGGTACTGTATACTCACCCTGACATAGAGACAGAGGTACTGTATACTCACCCTGACATAGAGACAGAGGTACTGTATACTCACCCTGACATAGAGACAGAGGTACTGTATACTCACCCTGACATAGAGACAGAGGTACTGTATACTCACCCTGACATAGAGACAGAGGTACTGTACACTCACCCTGACATAGACACAGAGGTACTGTATACTCACCCTGACATAGAGACAGAGGTACTGTATACTCACCCTGACATAGAGACAGAGGTACTGTATACTCACCCTGACATAGAGACAGAGGTACTGTATACTCACCCTGACATAGAGACAGAGGTACTGTATACTCACCCTGACATAGAGACAGAGGTACTGTATACTCACCCTGACATAGAGACAGAGGTACTGTACACTCATCCTGACATAGAGACAGAGGTACTGTACACTCACCCTGACATAGAGACAGAGGTACTGTATACTCACCCTGACATAGAGACAGAGGTACTGTATACTCACCCTGACATAGAGACAGAGGTACTGTATACTCACCCTGACATAGAGACAGAGGTACTGTATACTCACCCTGACATAGAGACAGAGGTACTGTATACTCACCCTGACATAGAGACAGAGGTACTATATACTCACCCTGACATAGAGACAGAGGTACTGTATACTCACCCTGACATAGAGACAGAGGTACTGTATACTCACCCTGACATAGAGACAGAGGTTCTGTATACTCACCCTGACATAGAGACAGAGCTAGGTACTGTACACTCACCCTGACATAGAGACAGAGGTACTGTATACTCACCCTGACATAGAGACAGAGGTACTGTATACTCACCCTGACATAGAGACAGAGGTACTGTATACTCACCCTGACATAGAGACAGAGGTACTGTATACTCACCCTGACATAGAGACAGAGGTACTGTATACTCACCCTGACATAGAGACAGAGGTACTGTATACTCACCCTGAACATAGAGACAGAGGTACTGTATACTCACCCTGACATAGAGACAGAGGTACTGTATACTCACCCTGACATAGAGACAGAGGTACTGTATACTCACCCTGACATAGAGACAGAGGTACTGTATACTCACCCTGACATAGAGACAGAGGTACTGTATACTACTCACCCTGACATAGAGACAGAGGTACTGTATACTCACCCTGACATAGAGACAGAGGTACTGTATACTCACCCTGACATAGAGACAGAGGTACTGTATACTCACCCTGACATAGAGACAGAGGTACTGTACACTTACCCTGACATAGAGACAGATGTACTGTATACTCACCCTGACATAGAGACAGAGGTACTGTACACTCACCCTGACATAGAGACAGATGTACTGTACACTTACCCTGACATAGAGACAGAGGTACTGTACACTCACCCTGACATAGAGACAGAGGTACTGTATACTCACCCTGACATAGAGACAGAGGTACTGTATACTCACCCTGACATAGAGACAGGGGTACTGTATACTCACCCTGACATAGAGACAGAGGTACTGTATACTCACCCTGACATAGAGACAGAGGTACTGTATACTCACCCTGACATAGAGACAGAGGTACTGTATACTCACCCTGACATAGAGACAGAGGTACTGTATACTCACCCTGACATAGAGACAGAGGTACTGTATACTCACCCTGACATAGAGACAGAGGTACTGTACACTCACCCTGACATAGAGACAGAGGTACTGTATACTCACCCTGACATAGAGACAGAGGTACTGTATACTCACCCTGACATAGAGACAGAGGTACTGTATACTCACCCTGACATAGAGACAGAGGTACTGTATACTCACCCTGACATAGAGACAGAGGTACTATATACTCACCCTGACATAGAGACAGAGGTACTGTATACTCACCCTGACATAGAGACAGAGGTACTGTATACTCACCCTGACATAGAGACAGAGGTACTGTATACTCACCCTGACATAGAGACAGAGGTACTGTATACTACCCTGACATAGAGACAGAGGTACTGTTACTCACCCTGACATAGAGACAGAGGTACTGTATACTCACCCTGACATAGAGACAGAGGTACTGTATACTCACCCTGACATAGAGACAGAGGGTACTGTATACTCACCCTGACATAGAGACAGAGGTACTGTATACTCACCCTGACCCTGACATAGAGACAGAGGCTAGTACTGTACACTCACCCTGACATAGAGACAGAGGTACTGTATACTCACCCTGACATAGAGACAGAGGTACTGTATACTCACCCTGACATAGAGACAGAGGTACTCTGTACTCACCCTGACATAGAGACAGAGGTACTATATACTCACCCTGACAAGACCCTGGCGTAGCGATACCGGTACTGAAGTCCATTTGAATATTCCAGCTGTAGGCCAGGTTTTTGTCCAGTCCTGCTCTGTTAACATAGACTTATGTCTGTCCTCATGTTTCTGAAATATACACATCATTGAAATTACAGTTCGTTAATTATCTAATTATGTACTTTATTAGTCATATCTAATGGTTAACATCAAAATGACATTTCACATCAGTATTATTTAAGA
The nucleotide sequence above comes from Argopecten irradians isolate NY chromosome 1, Ai_NY, whole genome shotgun sequence. Encoded proteins:
- the LOC138323345 gene encoding small ribosomal subunit protein mS35-like, with product MATIGKGTSCIQATSKVVRRQTKLLIMRQSRFCSTEESDVLQKMRSLRKTGVPEFTPFEIKGKELRTLVKPRTTRKFYVQLKHEDRHKSMLTEQDWTKTWPTAGIFKWTSVPVSLRQGLVRNESENKGIKPGKEGNTELMKVPNFLHLTPSHVLKHCQALKKFCTPWPEGLDSKEDCRLHFPVEVVTSDYCFAGPSIRDPRSRVVTVKVKLSDLDLDEHAHQKLLKLVGNRYDKDTDMITFKTDKCPTKQQNKEYALYLLTAVYLESWNKMPWEDDLEADDYISYNWDKSKAKERTVITLMSIAEGNENSTYHNIEEEGILEKEEVKHYSKAVSNIYNNEESVENLENLKQSVLKMLELKVS